A stretch of Suncus etruscus isolate mSunEtr1 chromosome 9, mSunEtr1.pri.cur, whole genome shotgun sequence DNA encodes these proteins:
- the GFRA4 gene encoding GDNF family receptor alpha-4 has protein sequence MQIRFARFCVLEAKSPSWLGTETLCHRSIDRMSGESRGGGRGRAGRPASLGVPAARRPPLPLPCPGWPRGAEANRCVAAAEACAGDARCGRLRTEYVARCLGRPATRACARARCRHALRRFFARAPPALAHALLFCACHGPACAERRRQTFAPACAFAPPGRAPPSCLRTSDACERSPVCGPRLLAFQASCSPVSSNPDGCARDQAAPCQRAFAGLVGTAVTPNYVDNASARVAPWCDCRASGNRRDECEAFRGLFTRNPCLDGAIQAFDSEGFLGGPSEDLKHSLLQVSSASGDAQDGDCLLLLLLVLMVQAAQLKVLPC, from the exons ATGCAGATCAGGTTTGCTAGATTTTGCGTGCTGGAGGCCAAGTCCCCGAGTTGGCTGGGTACAGAGACGCTCTGCCATCGGAGCATCGATCGAATGAGTGGCGAGAGTCGGGGCGGGGGGCGCGGGCGGGCAGGCAGGCCGGCCAGTTTGGGGGTCCCTGCAGCCCGGCGCCCCCCTCTCCCGCTCCCGTGCCCAGGCTGGCCCCGCGGGGCCGAAGCGAACCGCTGCGTGGCGGCGGCCGAGGCGTGCGCGGGGGACGCGCGCTGCGGGCGGCTGCGCACCGAGTACGTGGCGCGCTGCCTGGGCCGCCCGGCAACCCGCGCCTGCGCCCGCGCCCGCTGCCGCCACGCCCTGCGCCGCTTCTTCGCCCGCGCGCCGCCCGCGCTCGCCCACGCGCTGCTCTTCTGCGCCTGCCACGGGCCCGCCTGCGCCGAGCGCCGCCGCCAGACCTTCGCGCCCGCCTGCGCCTTCGCCCCGCCCGGCCGCGCGCCGCCCTCCTGCCTGCGCACCAGCGACGCCTGCGAGCGGAGTCCCGTCTGCGG GCCCCGCCTCCTGGCCTTCCAGGCCTCCTGCTCGCCCGTGTCCAGCAACCCCGACGGCTGCGCGCGGGACCAGGCCGCCCCCTGCCAGCGGGCCTTCGCCGGCCTCGTGG GCACCGCCGTCACCCCCAACTACGTGGACAACGCCAGCGCCCGCGTGGCCCCCTGGTGCGACTGCCGAGCCAGCGGGAACCGGCGCGACGAGTGCGAGGCCTTCCGGGGGCTCTTCACGCGCAACCCCTGCTTGG ATGGAGCCATACAGGCCTTTGACAGTGAGGGGTTCCTGGGGGGCCCCAGTGAGGACCTTAAGCACAGTCTCCTACAG GTGTCTTCTGCTAGTGGTGATGCACAGGATGGGGACTGCCTGCTCCTCTTGCTCCTTGTCTTGATGGTCCAGGCCGCACAGCTAAAGGTTCTGCCCTGCTAG